One Panthera leo isolate Ple1 chromosome B1, P.leo_Ple1_pat1.1, whole genome shotgun sequence DNA window includes the following coding sequences:
- the PAQR3 gene encoding progestin and adipoQ receptor family member 3: protein MHQKLLKSAHYIELGSYQYWPVLVPRGIRLYTYEQIPVSLKDNPYITDGYRAYLPSRLCIKSLFILSNETVNIWSHLLGFFLFFTLGIYDMTSVLPSASASREDFVICSICLFCFQVCMLCSVGYHLFSCHRSEKTCRRWMALDYAGISIGILGCYVSGVFYAFYCNNYWRQVYLITVLAMILAVFFAQIHPNYLTQQWQRLRSIIFCSVSGYGVIPTLHWVWLNGGIGAPIVQDFAPRVIVMYVIALLAFLFYISKVPERYFPGQLNYLGSSHQIWHILAVVMLYWWHQSTVYVMQYRHSKPCPDYVSHL, encoded by the exons ATGCATCAGAAGCTGCTGAAGAGCGCTCATTACATCGAGCTGGGCAGCTACCAGTACTGGCCAGTCCTGGTGCCCCGCGGCATCCGTCTCTACACCTACGAACAGATCCCCGTGTCCCTCAAGGACAACCCGTACATCACCGACGGCTACCGGGCCTACCTGCCCTCCAGGCTGTGTATCAAAAG tttgtttattttatctaatGAGACGGTAAATATCTGGAGTCATTTgctgggtttctttctcttctttacacTGGGAATATATGACATGACATCAGTGTTACCTTCGGCAAGTGCATCCAGAGAAGATTTTGTAATTTgttctatttgtcttttctgcttCCAG GTCTGTATGCTTTGCTCTGTGGGCTATCATCTTTTTTCTTGCCATCGATCAGAAAAAACCTGTCGAAGATGGATGGCATTAGATTATGCAGGAATTTCTATTGGAATACTGGGCTGCTATGTCTCTggtgtattttatgctttttattgtAATAAC TACTGGCGTCAAGTGTACTTGATCACAGTGCTTGCCATGATCCTGGCAGTGTTCTTCGCACAGATCCATCCCAATTACCTCACCCAGCAGTGGCAGAGGCTCCGTTCTATCATCTTCTGTTCTGTTTCGGGATATGGAGTGATCCCAACTCTTCACTGGGTTTGGCTCAATGGAGGAATCGGTGCTCCTATTGTACAG GACTTTGCACCCCGTGTAATTGTGATGTATGTGATTGCTCTTCTTGCTTTCCTATTCTACATTTCCAAAGTTCCAGAACGGTACTTTCCAG GACAACTAAACTACCTCGGATCAAGCCACCAAATATGGCACATCCTTGCAGTAGTGATGTTATATTGGTGGCATCAGTCAACAGTGTATGTCATGCAGTACAGACATAGCAAGCCTTGCCCTGACTATGTTTCACATTTGTGA